DNA sequence from the Pseudodesulfovibrio sp. S3 genome:
GCTCGACGAATTCCGTTCCATCAGGAAATCTCGCACGGCAAGCAGTTCCAGTTCCAGCCCCTTCTAGCAATCCATCAAGGAGTATACTTTGAAAACCCTAGCCACCACCCCTCTCTCTGGATGGCACCGTGAAAATGGCGCGAAAATGGCCCCGTTCGCCGGCTTCGACATGCCGGTGCAGTACAAAGGCATCATCATTGAACACAATCATACGCGAAATAAGGCTGGCATTTTCGATATCTGCCACATGGGCGAGTTCAAACTCTCCGGCTCCGGGTCAAAAGACGGCCTGAACAAAATCGTCAGTCATGACTTGAACACGCTGGCTCCAGGAAAATGCAGATACGGCTTTCTGCTCAACCAATCAGGCGGCATCAAAGACGATCTGATCATCTATTGCCTGGCAGAGGATGAATACATGCTCGTGGTCAATGGCGCGTGCAGACAAAAGGATTTCGACCAGATCCAGGCAAACCTGCCGGATGGTCTTGAGTTCACTGACATAAGCGATGAAACCGGAAAGATCGACGTTCAGGGCCCCGAGAGCCTCGCCGTTCTGAACGATCTCCTTGGTACAAGCTGGAATCATTTGAAGTATTTCAGCTTCGAGAAAACCGACTGCGCTGGCTTCCCCATGATTGTCAGTCGAACAGGTTACACTGGCGAACTCGGCTATGAACTCTATCTCCCGGCAGACAAGGCACTGGAGATATGGAAGAAGCTGGCGGCCGACGAACGCGTCGAACCCGTAGGGCTTGGCGCCAGGGATACCTTGCGTCTTGAAATCGGCTATCCCCTGTATGGTCAGGATCTGGACGAGGATCATACTCCCAGAGAATCCGGAGGCGGCTTTTTCCTGAAGAAGGAAACGAATTATATCGGGAAGTCGGGTCTGGACAAAGTCCGAGAATCCCTGATCGCCTTGTCCATTGAGGGGCGCAGAACCGCCCGCCACAACGATGAGGTGCTTTTGCCCAACGGAGAGAGAACCGGCATTGTCACCAGCGGCTCGTTCGCTCCGAGCCTGGGCCACTGCATCGCCCTGGCCTACGTTCGCGCAGAGGATGAGGATAAAGACTCGTTCATCGTGAAAACGGCCCGGACAGAGATTGTCGCAAAAAAGGCCGCACTGCCCTTCTACAAGGACGGCACGGCCCGGATAAAGATCGACTAGACAGAAGGGACGCCTCAAGCGTCCCTTTTTTCTTGTGGCCCAAGTGAGCTCATGCGCTCTTCCAGACGTGCCCTTTCCCGCTTCAGCACTTCCTTATCCAACTTCTCCGTAGTCACCTCCATGGGGTCGCCAATGTAGAGGGGACAACGGGTAAAAGGAAAAGGCACAATAAATCGGTCCCAGGATTTTTCAAAAACCTTTTTGCGCAATGGATAGGCCCGGACAGGAATAATTTTCGCCTCGGCCCGCTGGGCCAGAAAGATTATCCCGTCCTTTGCCTTGTGTCGCGGCCCCTTGGGACCATCAATGGTAAAAACCGCCATGCGGTTTTCCTTGATCATAAGTCGCTTGGCCTGCAATAGGGCTTTGACCCCGCCGCGGGTACTCGAACCGCGCACGGTTGCATGCCCCAGCTTTTCCAGAACGCGCGCGATTATCTCACCGTCCTTACTCTGACTGACGAATATCACGAGATTCGAGTTCGCTTTTTCGCTTATGCCAGTAATCGGAAATATTTCGCCGTGCCACAAGGCAATAATCAAGGCCTGCCCTTGCTTCTTCTGTTCCAACAAGTTTTGTGAATTACCAAAAAACTCGTAACGGATTGTCCTGGACCACATCCGGAACACCCAGGCTAAGAAAGGAGACAGCTTGTCGAAATCAAAAGGTATTTTCATATTAAAAGCGACTCTTCATTTTCATATGTATCTATCCACTCAGTGATCAGAGAGCAAGAAAAGAACTCTATCGACAACATCGATCGAAGGCGGCATTGCCATACTAAATATAAATTTGACCAAACGAGTTATTCTATGCTGCTGTTAATAATTAAGGAGTATACATGACCGAAATTTCACTTGATTGCAAAGACCTTCCCTGTCCCCAGCCCGTCCTTAAATGCAAAGACGCAATTGAACGGAACTCGCCCAACAGGCTTGAGATTACCGTGGACAATGATGCGGCCAAGGAAAACGTTTCCCGTTTCATGACCGTCCAGGGGTTCACTGTCAAGACACGGCAAGAAGGCAGGAATCATATCATCACCGGCACCAGAGAGGATGACGGCGACTGCGCCGAATGCACCGTCATGAACGACACCAAAATCGCTGCGACGGACAAAGAGAAAATCCTGGTTTTTATTGCCTCTGACACCATTGGTTCCGGCGACGGCACCCTTGGCGGCAATCTCATGTTCAACTTCCTGCTGACGTTAAAGGAACTGGACAGCGATCTCTGGCGCATCATTCTTGTCAACGGCGGTGTAAAGCTGGCAATATCCGACAACAAATGCATGGCTGAGCTGGCGAGACTTGAGGAAAGCGGCGTTTCCATCCTCGTCTGCGGCACTTGCCTGGAGTTCTTCGGCCTGACAGACAAACGGGGCGTAGGCGCAGTCACCAACATGCTCGATGTGGTAACCAGCTTCCAGCTTGCCACCAAGACCATTCAGGTCTAGAAGACTGCATGAGTGATGCATCGACAGAATCAATTCGGCTGAACAAATTTATTGCCCAATGCGGCATAACCTCCCGTCGCGGTGCAGACGATCTGGTTTTTTCCGGCCAGGTTAAGGTCAACGGCATCATTGCAGACTCTCCCGGCATCAAGGTCGATCCCGACAATGATACGGTCACGGTCAAAGGCAAGACTATCGCCCTTCCCGGAAAAGGTCGGGAATTGACCATTGTACTACATAAGCCCGTCGAGACCGTCACCACGGTCAACGATCCGCAAGGACGCAAAACCGTTCTTGATTTTTTGCCGAATGACATTAAGAAATTGCGCCCATTCCCGGTCGGCCGTTTGGACTTTTTTTCAGAAGGACTGCTTTTGCTGACCACGGATGGCGAACTCTGCTACCGCCTAACCCACCCGAAATTCCACCTGCCCAAGATCTATGTCGTCACCATTAGGGGTTCGGTTCAGGATAGAGCCGTCATGATCATGCGCAAAGGCATGGTTTTGAGAGATGGAGATAAACTGGCTCCGGCCAAAGTGGAAGTCAGTAAACCTGTCGCCGGTACGCAACAGATTGAAATCACCTTGATACAAGGGATAAATCGACAGATTCGCCGCATGTGCGAAGAACTGGGCATGACCATACTGAGGCTGAAACGCGTCCAACAAGGCCCCATCGACCTTGGAAAGCTCAAACGCGGAGAATGGCGAGAACTGTCGAAAGAGGAATTGATTGCCCTGAAAAAGGCAGTAAAACTCGCCTAGATTCCTTCTGTATTGTCTTCAACCTGTGTGCCTTCAGGGGGCACAAAGGTGAACATTTCAGGGTTCAGATTCACATCCACTTCCACGTTGGACAGCCGCAACTCATTACCGTTGCCATAAAAATCAACAATCATGACCTGCCGAAGCAATCCGGTAGCCGGCTCCACGCCGACAAAAGCCAAAACCATGCCTGGTTCGGCCTCCTTCGGCACGAGTTGCAGCACAACAAATCCCTTCCCCCACCTGGAACGGACTTCATCGGCACCAGCCCATTCAGTCTTGACCACAAAGTCTTCCTTGATATTGGCCTGACCGGAGATAAACCGCAAAATTGTCTTGGAATTCAATAGGGTTGCCACACTGTACTTTATGGCAAGCTCCTCGTCCTCAATGTAGTTCCAAGCAACCTCCTTGCCAACAATAAGCAATTCCTTTTCCGGTGCAGTGGTCTCCCAACGCACCTGGGAAGGCTGACGAAAACTGATTTTTCCTTCGCGGGTTTCGACTTCACCGCTGGCTACATTGGTCAACTCCTGGACAAAGTCAGCCCGAAAAGTCTTGAGAGTCTCATAGCGTTGCTGAATCAGGTCGGGCAAATCCTCGGGAGCAACAGCCTCTGCGGCCATGGACATGAGGGGGAATGCCAGGGTCAGCACTGTCGTACAAATAGCGATATACAATTTAGACATTCATTATTCTCCAATTATTCCGGCTTAATAACCTTGCGCGGCTTGCTGCCTTCCTGGGGCCCGAGGATACCGTCCATTTCCATTTGTTCGATAAACCTGGCTGCACGGTTGAAACCAATTCTGAGCCGCCTTTGTAAAAGCGAAATGGACGCCTTACCTTGAGACAGCACAAACTGTACCGCTTCATCATAGACAGGATCATCCGTCTGATCAACATTGCCAGGGCCCCCGCCGTTCTTGGGATTCTGGCTCCAATCGCTGAAGTCGAGCTCAAATTCCTGGGGGACGGCGTTCTTCCAGAAATCGACCACATGCGCTATTTCCGTCTCGTCCATGTACGCACCGTGCATACGTTTGAGTTTGCCGCCACTCGGCTTGAAGAGCATATCTCCCTTGCCGAGAAGCCGCTCAGACCCTACGGCATCGAGGATGGTGCGGGAATCGAACTTGGAAGTCACGAAAAAGGATATTCGTGTGGGAAAGTTCGCCTTGATAAGACCGGTGACGACATCAACACTGGGCCGCTGGGTAGCCAATACCAAATGGATACCCGCAGCACGCGCCAATTGGGCCAGGCGGACGATACACATCTCCACTTCCTTGGCTGCGGTCATCATGAGATCAGCAAGTTCGTCGATGATGATGACCAGATACGGCATGTGCTTCATGTTCTCGAATTCCTCGGGAACATTGTCACCCATTTCAACTATTTTCTTATTGTATCCCTCGATGTTGCGCACACCAAGCTTTGCCATCTTCTCATATCTGCAATCCATCTCGAAGACAGCCCAGTCCAAAGCGCTCTTGGCCAGATTCATGTCCGTGACCACGGGATGAACCAGATGCGGCAACTCGGCATACGGAGCCAGTTCAATACGCTTCGGGTCCACCAGCAACAATTTTACTTCATCGGGACCGGCCTTGTACAGCAAGCTGAGCAGAAAACCGTTGATGCCCACTGATTTACCTGCGCCCGTGGCACCGGCAACCAGCAAATGCGGCATCTTGGCCAGATCGGCCACCATTTTCGCACCGTGGATATCTTTGCCCAAGGCGAGCGTCAGAGGTGATTTTGATTCAACAAATTCCTTGGATTCGATTATTTCACGCAAGTAGACCATTTCGCGCTCAATGTTGGGTATCTCGATGCCCACACTGTCCTTGCCTGGAATGGGTGCCTCGATGCGCACGGATTCGGCTCGCAAAGCCAGCGCAATATCGTCGGTCAGGTTCTCGATCTTACTTACCTTGACCCCCGGCGCAGGCTTGAACTCGAACATGGTTACCACCGGGCCTGGAACTACCCGCTGGATTTCGCCCTGAACATTAAAATCATTCAAGCATTCCTTGAGTTTGTCCGCCAATGGCTGCAATACTTCCGGAGTCTGCGAGGTCCGTTGCGCAGGAGGACTGGTCAACAACTCCACACTGGGCAGCCCCCCCGGTGCGGCAGGTGCCTTGGCAACGGGCCTGGCAGCAGGCTGAGGCTTGGGCTTGGGGAGTTCTCTCTTTTGCGGCTTGTCCGATTCGCCCGCATCAAGATCAATGAATTGGAGTTCATAATCCTCTTCCGTATCTCCTTCCTCAATATCCTCACCACGTTCCAGGGCCTTGGCTTTTATGCGTTCGTTACGCTGTTTTCGCCATTCGAGTATCCTTTCAAGGCAAACGGCCCACGCCCTCACAAGAACGTCCCAGACCGAAGCCCAGGTCACACCGAATACGCCCTGAATGGAAATGATCGTCACAAAGAACCAGAGAAGAAAGGTACCCACCGGCCTGAGATACGGCAGAGTGTATTTCGTGATGACGCTCCGGCCGAACAATCCGCTGCCCACGAGACCATAGGCGTCTTTGGGAACATTGGAAAACCAGGGGTGCATGGCCCAAGCCTCAAAGGCGATAAACAGCCCGATGACGCCCAGCCAGCGTGTTGTGGAAAGCCTTAATCGGGAAACAAACCTGATCAACCCCAGATACAGAAAATACAAGGGCCAGAAAACAGCTCCCATACCAAAGGTTTCCACAAGGAAACCGGCACAGTAAGCCCCTGCATACCCGACTACATTCTGCACTTTTCTCCCGGAGGACACGGCTTGATTGAAGCTCGGATCACCAGGACTGAAAGAGAGAATGCTCAGAAAAAGAAATGCAGAGAGAAAAAGGAAGAACAGCCCGACAATCTCGTTGCTGCGCCCTTTTTCCCCGATCTTAATAGTCTTTCGTTGTCGTACCATTATTCCCACTTGTGATAAAAAAGGTCCTGGACAGCAAGCTGCCCACGACCTTTTTACGCAATTTTCACGATGTGTTGCAAGTCCGCTTTATTCGCGACCAAGATACTCTCCGCTACGGGTATCCACCTTGATCGTGTCGCCTTCGTTGATGAAGAGCGGCACGTTGACCTGCAGACCGGTTTCCATGGTGGCCGGCTTGGTGGCATTGCTGACACGGTCGCCCTGTACGCCGGGATCAGTCTGGGCAACGGTCAAGCTGACGTTGGCGGGCAGATCCACACCGATCAGCTCCCCATTGTACAGGAGCACTTTCACAGTGTCCCCTTCCTTGATGTAACCGCCCTTCTCGCCGACATTGGTTCCAGGAACATGCATCTGCTCATATGTGGCAAGATCCATGAAAACGAAATTGTCGCCCTCTTTATAGATGTACTGCATCTCTGTCATAGCCATATCGGGCTTGTCGACTTTTTCACCAGACCGGAAGGTCTTATCCAGCACCTGACCGGTCATCATCTGGCGAAGCTTGGTACGCATCATTGCACCGCCCTTGCCGGGCTTGAAGTGCTGAAATTCAATTATTTCGAATGGTTTCCCATCAATTTCGATCTTCAGACCTGTTCTGAAGTCCTTGGTCGATATCATGTCTGCTCCAAAAAGTTTCCCGGCATTCCCCGGTAGGTTGAATGTCTTATTCAGTCGCCAAACGCTCATACAGCGCCTGGACACCGAGGGCATAACCCAGAATTCCGAAACCGGCAATAACGCCGATGCACCTCTCGCCCATGATGGACTGCTGTCTCAACGGCTGATCGGTCCGCGCCCATATGTTGCTGATATGCACTTCCACGCATGGAACCCCGATCCAGGCCAGGCAATCCGCAATGGCCAGACTGGTATGTGTATAAGCTCCTGCATTGAATACCACCCCGTCCACCTGCTCTTTCCGGGCCTGCTCAAGGCGGTCAATCAGGCCGCCTTCGGAATTGGACTGAAAATGCGTCATGGTCACTTCGGCAGCCTTGTCGCCCATGACCTGTTCCAACAACGTCGGCATGTCATCCATGGTTTGTGAACCATAGATTTCAGGTTGCCGTTTTCCGATATGCCCGAGATTGGGGCCGTTCAGTATCAAAATATTGAGTTTGCCCATACGCTCTTCCCTCTTTCCCAAAAATTACCTCACACGCTTCTTGACGCGCCCCGGTAAAAACAGAACATTAGGGACGTCCGAAAACCATTTGCCATAAAAGCGGTGCTTCTTTATGAACCGAACCATTGAGTTAGTCAAAACAATATACGAAATCAAGCAACTTGAGGAGTGCAGCGAGGTGCAGATAGCCCTTGCCGGACGCTCCAATGTAGGCAAATCGTCCCTGGTCAACCGTCTGGCCGGTCGCAAGGCACTGGCCAAAATCAGTTCCAAACCCGGGAAAACGCGCAGCCTGAATTACTATCGGGTCAATCCGGACGGGTATTATCTGGTTGACTTACCAGGCTACGGATACGCCAAATGCTCCAAGACCGAGCGCGACAAATGGGCCAAACTCATTGCGGCTTACATGAACAACAATCCGCAGCTCAAAGCCGTGGCAGTGTTGCTCGACTCCCGATTGACACCGCAAAAAATCGACATGGAATTGACAGCCTACCTTCGCAGTCTGGGCATCCCCGTGATTCCGGTCCTGACAAAAGCGGACAAATCAAAACAGCGTGAACTGGCGCAATTGCAAAACCAGTGGAAAGACATCCTGCAACAAGAGCGTCTCCCGATTCTCTTTTCCAGCAAGACCGGCAAAGGTGAAGACAAACTCTGGGATACCTTTAGTGAATACGCCGGAATGCCGTCAGACACGCCGGAGCCGTAGGCCACTCCCCCACTCTTTCAGCGTCCTCTGGAAACCCGGCAGAGTGACCCAGGCAAGACGAAAAGAGGCCAGCGATGCCATGATGCCGTTGCCCAGCCAGGCCGCGATGATGGGCGGTAAAACGCCTTTTTCGCCTGCTGTTGCGCCGACCACATGCACTCCGTATTGGACGAAGATCAAGATAAGCGCCAGCCCGATGTTCGCATAGACGTTCTCGGAAAACGTGACCAGCACCAGGGCCAATAACGCCATGGTTACCATGGAAAAGGCATAGGAGAACTTTCCATGCCAGACGGTCTGGAGAATTTCGACGTTCGATCCTGACTCCTCCAGTTTTTCAATGGCCTTGGACAACTCA
Encoded proteins:
- the gcvT gene encoding glycine cleavage system aminomethyltransferase GcvT, giving the protein MKTLATTPLSGWHRENGAKMAPFAGFDMPVQYKGIIIEHNHTRNKAGIFDICHMGEFKLSGSGSKDGLNKIVSHDLNTLAPGKCRYGFLLNQSGGIKDDLIIYCLAEDEYMLVVNGACRQKDFDQIQANLPDGLEFTDISDETGKIDVQGPESLAVLNDLLGTSWNHLKYFSFEKTDCAGFPMIVSRTGYTGELGYELYLPADKALEIWKKLAADERVEPVGLGARDTLRLEIGYPLYGQDLDEDHTPRESGGGFFLKKETNYIGKSGLDKVRESLIALSIEGRRTARHNDEVLLPNGERTGIVTSGSFAPSLGHCIALAYVRAEDEDKDSFIVKTARTEIVAKKAALPFYKDGTARIKID
- a CDS encoding lysophospholipid acyltransferase family protein, whose product is MKIPFDFDKLSPFLAWVFRMWSRTIRYEFFGNSQNLLEQKKQGQALIIALWHGEIFPITGISEKANSNLVIFVSQSKDGEIIARVLEKLGHATVRGSSTRGGVKALLQAKRLMIKENRMAVFTIDGPKGPRHKAKDGIIFLAQRAEAKIIPVRAYPLRKKVFEKSWDRFIVPFPFTRCPLYIGDPMEVTTEKLDKEVLKRERARLEERMSSLGPQEKRDA
- the yedF gene encoding sulfurtransferase-like selenium metabolism protein YedF — translated: MTEISLDCKDLPCPQPVLKCKDAIERNSPNRLEITVDNDAAKENVSRFMTVQGFTVKTRQEGRNHIITGTREDDGDCAECTVMNDTKIAATDKEKILVFIASDTIGSGDGTLGGNLMFNFLLTLKELDSDLWRIILVNGGVKLAISDNKCMAELARLEESGVSILVCGTCLEFFGLTDKRGVGAVTNMLDVVTSFQLATKTIQV
- a CDS encoding pseudouridine synthase, which encodes MSDASTESIRLNKFIAQCGITSRRGADDLVFSGQVKVNGIIADSPGIKVDPDNDTVTVKGKTIALPGKGRELTIVLHKPVETVTTVNDPQGRKTVLDFLPNDIKKLRPFPVGRLDFFSEGLLLLTTDGELCYRLTHPKFHLPKIYVVTIRGSVQDRAVMIMRKGMVLRDGDKLAPAKVEVSKPVAGTQQIEITLIQGINRQIRRMCEELGMTILRLKRVQQGPIDLGKLKRGEWRELSKEELIALKKAVKLA
- a CDS encoding outer membrane lipoprotein carrier protein LolA, which gives rise to MSKLYIAICTTVLTLAFPLMSMAAEAVAPEDLPDLIQQRYETLKTFRADFVQELTNVASGEVETREGKISFRQPSQVRWETTAPEKELLIVGKEVAWNYIEDEELAIKYSVATLLNSKTILRFISGQANIKEDFVVKTEWAGADEVRSRWGKGFVVLQLVPKEAEPGMVLAFVGVEPATGLLRQVMIVDFYGNGNELRLSNVEVDVNLNPEMFTFVPPEGTQVEDNTEGI
- a CDS encoding DNA translocase FtsK, which produces MVRQRKTIKIGEKGRSNEIVGLFFLFLSAFLFLSILSFSPGDPSFNQAVSSGRKVQNVVGYAGAYCAGFLVETFGMGAVFWPLYFLYLGLIRFVSRLRLSTTRWLGVIGLFIAFEAWAMHPWFSNVPKDAYGLVGSGLFGRSVITKYTLPYLRPVGTFLLWFFVTIISIQGVFGVTWASVWDVLVRAWAVCLERILEWRKQRNERIKAKALERGEDIEEGDTEEDYELQFIDLDAGESDKPQKRELPKPKPQPAARPVAKAPAAPGGLPSVELLTSPPAQRTSQTPEVLQPLADKLKECLNDFNVQGEIQRVVPGPVVTMFEFKPAPGVKVSKIENLTDDIALALRAESVRIEAPIPGKDSVGIEIPNIEREMVYLREIIESKEFVESKSPLTLALGKDIHGAKMVADLAKMPHLLVAGATGAGKSVGINGFLLSLLYKAGPDEVKLLLVDPKRIELAPYAELPHLVHPVVTDMNLAKSALDWAVFEMDCRYEKMAKLGVRNIEGYNKKIVEMGDNVPEEFENMKHMPYLVIIIDELADLMMTAAKEVEMCIVRLAQLARAAGIHLVLATQRPSVDVVTGLIKANFPTRISFFVTSKFDSRTILDAVGSERLLGKGDMLFKPSGGKLKRMHGAYMDETEIAHVVDFWKNAVPQEFELDFSDWSQNPKNGGGPGNVDQTDDPVYDEAVQFVLSQGKASISLLQRRLRIGFNRAARFIEQMEMDGILGPQEGSKPRKVIKPE
- the efp gene encoding elongation factor P, with the protein product MISTKDFRTGLKIEIDGKPFEIIEFQHFKPGKGGAMMRTKLRQMMTGQVLDKTFRSGEKVDKPDMAMTEMQYIYKEGDNFVFMDLATYEQMHVPGTNVGEKGGYIKEGDTVKVLLYNGELIGVDLPANVSLTVAQTDPGVQGDRVSNATKPATMETGLQVNVPLFINEGDTIKVDTRSGEYLGRE
- a CDS encoding type II 3-dehydroquinate dehydratase encodes the protein MGKLNILILNGPNLGHIGKRQPEIYGSQTMDDMPTLLEQVMGDKAAEVTMTHFQSNSEGGLIDRLEQARKEQVDGVVFNAGAYTHTSLAIADCLAWIGVPCVEVHISNIWARTDQPLRQQSIMGERCIGVIAGFGILGYALGVQALYERLATE
- the yihA gene encoding ribosome biogenesis GTP-binding protein YihA/YsxC, with protein sequence MNRTIELVKTIYEIKQLEECSEVQIALAGRSNVGKSSLVNRLAGRKALAKISSKPGKTRSLNYYRVNPDGYYLVDLPGYGYAKCSKTERDKWAKLIAAYMNNNPQLKAVAVLLDSRLTPQKIDMELTAYLRSLGIPVIPVLTKADKSKQRELAQLQNQWKDILQQERLPILFSSKTGKGEDKLWDTFSEYAGMPSDTPEP